Proteins from one Natrinema versiforme genomic window:
- a CDS encoding HalOD1 output domain-containing protein — MPYETSFDPDGPDDLTLEITSTVSALSNRPVDQLPQLYPVVDLEGIEQTLCRRTADTQVFTFTYHDYLITVGGDSTITYREQ; from the coding sequence ATGCCCTACGAAACCAGTTTCGATCCGGACGGACCGGACGACCTCACCCTGGAAATCACATCCACTGTCTCTGCCTTGTCGAACCGACCGGTAGACCAGTTGCCGCAGCTGTACCCGGTGGTCGATCTGGAAGGTATTGAACAAACACTCTGCCGTAGAACAGCCGATACACAGGTCTTCACCTTCACCTACCACGACTACCTGATTACGGTCGGCGGTGACAGCACAATCACGTACCGGGAACAGTAA